Proteins from a genomic interval of Kitasatospora kifunensis:
- a CDS encoding deoxyribonuclease IV, producing MRNPIGAHVPVAGRGLVGTGLAYNEKIGGEAVQVFVANPRGWATPAGDPAQDEAFRAACAERGIPAYVHAPYLINFGSDSPATRERSTASLRHSLLRGHAIGALGVVVHTGSAVGTAPDGSSRRAEAMAQVRADVRPLLAELDGLGEDAPWLLLEPTAGQGRSLCSRLEELAEYAEALDHHPRVGVCLDTCHAFAAGHDLAAPGGVGQALDALSAAIGPGRLKLIHANDSKDVVGARKDRHANIGDGHIGADAFRELLAHPDTAGVPLILETPDRSAAPGFGHAADVATLKALRAEAADVQGC from the coding sequence TTGCGCAACCCGATCGGCGCGCACGTCCCGGTGGCCGGGCGCGGGCTGGTCGGCACCGGGCTCGCGTACAACGAGAAGATCGGCGGCGAGGCCGTGCAGGTCTTCGTCGCCAACCCGCGCGGCTGGGCCACCCCGGCCGGCGACCCCGCGCAGGACGAGGCGTTCCGGGCCGCCTGCGCCGAGCGCGGCATCCCCGCCTACGTGCACGCCCCCTACCTGATCAACTTCGGCTCCGACAGCCCCGCCACCCGCGAACGCTCCACCGCCTCGCTGCGCCACTCGCTGCTGCGCGGGCACGCGATCGGCGCGCTGGGCGTGGTGGTGCACACCGGCTCGGCGGTCGGCACCGCGCCCGACGGCTCCTCACGGCGCGCCGAGGCGATGGCCCAAGTGCGCGCCGACGTCCGCCCGTTGTTGGCCGAGCTGGACGGTCTTGGCGAGGACGCGCCCTGGCTGCTGCTGGAGCCCACCGCGGGGCAGGGCCGCTCGCTCTGCTCCCGACTGGAGGAACTGGCCGAGTACGCCGAGGCGTTGGACCACCACCCCAGGGTCGGGGTCTGCCTGGACACCTGCCACGCCTTCGCCGCCGGGCACGACCTGGCCGCACCGGGCGGCGTCGGCCAGGCACTGGACGCGCTGAGCGCCGCCATCGGCCCGGGGCGGCTGAAGCTGATCCACGCCAACGACTCCAAGGACGTGGTCGGCGCCCGCAAGGACCGCCACGCCAACATCGGCGACGGCCACATCGGCGCGGACGCGTTCCGCGAACTGCTCGCCCACCCGGACACCGCCGGGGTACCGCTGATCCTGGAGACCCCCGACCGCAGCGCCGCCCCGGGCTTCGGTCACGCGGCGGACGTGGCGACGCTGAAGGCACTGCGGGCGGAGGCCGCCGACGTCCAGGGGTGCTGA